One Methanofollis sp. genomic window, GCGAGGTACAGGAGATTGACGATGAGGATACCGAGCCAGACGAAGGGGATCGCCTCCTTGAGGAAACTCTTTGTCCGGTTCCAGAGTTTCTTCCCCACATTCTCGCATGTCGGCCAGCGGTACGGCGGGACGTCGATGAGGATCTCGGGGTTCTCCCCCGGTATCAGGCGGTTGAGGAGGAAGCCGAAGACCGCGAAACCGATGAGAAGATACAGGATGACCCAACCCACCGATTCAGGGATGACGGCGAGCATGATGCCGAGCTGTGCCCCGCAGGGGACGAAGATCGCAAGGAGCGTCATCATCAGGAACCGCTGCTTCTTCGTCTCCAGCACCCTGGTGGCGGTGACGGCCGGGACATTGCACCCGAGGCCCAGGATCGTCGGGACGATTGCATAGCCGTGGAGCCCGATCTTGTGGAGGAAGGTGTCGGCGAGAACCGCAAGCCGCGGCAGATACCCCGAGTCCTCAAGGAGGGTCATGGTCAGGTAGAAGACGAGCACCGCCGGGAGGACGACCCCGAGGGAGACGAAGAGCCCTGACGTCAGGACACCGAAGGCCTCGAAACAGTTGTCAGCAAGGGGGTCGCCGACGAAGAGGAAGTAATGGATGCTGTTCGGGTCTGGCCAGACGCTCTGGAGCCAGGGGAGCCAGCGGTTGTCGAAGAACTTGACCATGAAGCCGTCGGTGACGAGGTCGCCTGCGAACGAGCAGAAGACGCTCCAGAAGGCGTACAGGACGGCGAGGGCGACCGGCAGGCCGGTGAGCGGTTTGACGGTGAGATCGCCGAGGGCGTCGGCAAGGCCGCGGCGCGAGACGCCGGTCGAGACGACCTTGCGTGCGACCTGGTCGACGAGGTCCCAGCGCCGGTCTGCGGTGAGGCCCATCAGTGGCACCCCCCGCAGCCCGCGCAGCCTGAACACCTGCTCATACGGGCGGTCTCGGGCGAAGAACCGTTTGCTCGTGCGGCGATAGCGTCGATGTCGGCGGTTTGCGCCTTCCTGAGCATCCCTGCCAGATCCTTGATCCCTTCTCCGACCGTGGCCGAGGTCTGGACGACAGGGACGCCGAGGAGGTTCTGCAGGCGGCGGGCGTCGACTGCGATCGATTTCGCGCGGGCGGCGTCCATCATATTGAGGACGACAAGAACCGGCGCACCCCGCTCGATCACCTCGAAGCCCAGGTAGAGCCCGCGTTCCAGGCGGGTGGCGTCGAGGACGAGGAGCACGACGGCGTCGGGGTGTTCTTTCAGGATATGGACGGCCACGTCTTCGGCGGCGTCCCGCGGTTCAAGCGAGTAGGCGCCCGGCACGTCGATGATCTCATAGGTCGCGCCGCCTTCGACGAGGGTGCCCCTCATAACGTCGACGGTCGTGCCCGGATAATTGGAGACGACGGCCTCGGCACCGGTGAGTCGGTTGAAGAGAGCGCTCTTGCCGACATTGGGGTTCCCGACCATCAGGACGGTCCGGGAGTTCGTGTGCTTTTTGCTCATGGTGTTGTCGCTCCAGAACTTCAGGCATCGACCACAACCAGGGCGGCGATCTCAAGGCCCATGGCGACCTCTACCCCTTCCGCAAGGACGACCACCGGCCCCTTGATCGGTTGCCGGGTGATCATCTCCAGGCGTTTTCCTTTTCTGATTCCAAGGCAGTTTAAATCGTGACGGGAACCACGGAGCTCGATGACAACCCCGCTCTCGCCATATTCCATCTCTTTCAGTTTCTTCTGCGTCATACAACCTCTCAACGATAATCTGTGCCGCCATCCTCCTGCCGAGCACGACCTCGCCGTCGCCACTCTGGACGACGATGGGACCGAAGGTGGAGGAGACCATGGTGACGGTGCGGCCGACCTGAACACCGCGGAGGGCGAGGTGCTGGATGAAACCGTCCCGACCATGAATATCGATGATCCGTGCACGATCACCGGATGTGAGTTCAATCAGCTGCATGCAGGATGTTCCTCGACAATAGTGTGGATATTTCGAGTCATATGAGGACTGCCCGAAAGATCTTCGGGATTTTTCAGGGAGCGAAATATCTTTCGGATTTTGACCATTTTTCCGAAAGATCCGAAGGGTGCAGAAAAGGGTCTGAAAGAAATACAGGCAGAAAAGGGTCTGAAAGAAATACAGGCAAAAAAAGGTCCATCAGTCCTCCCGTACCGACACCAGGTGCGTGAAACATAAGGAGGGTGTGAAACACGGTATTGGTGTATGGTCCCGGAGACCTATCGTCCCGACCACCCTGGGACTCGCTTCCGGCACAATCCGAGGATTTTTTGATAATTACCATGGTATTCCCCTGACATGCACGAGGCGCTGGTGCGGCCCGAGCAAAGGAGTATCACAGATTCCCGGCGATCTTCACATCGTCTCACCCCCTGGCGAGGTGGCCGTTCGATCCCCGGCCCTGCCCGACGCCTGCCCGAAGATGACCCTGAGAACTTCAGGGATCTCGTCGGGATTCTTCACTCCTCTGATCGAGGCAACAACGCTCATGCACCGTCCTCCGCGGGTGCGTCCATTCTGCCTGGTTTCCCGGACCTTGTCCTGGCTGTGTTCATGTCTCTGCATCTATGGTCGGGTATTCGGGGTTGATGTACTCTTCCCGAAGACTATTCGGGAATTCGAAGGCCATTGAACACTTCGGGCGGAGGTGAGGTAACCTTCGAGAACGAATGAGTCAGGTCCCGTGCAGGTCGGACGCCACCCGCCCGGGGCAGGTTGGAACCATCATAAAACCACATATTGTGCCTCAGATTACGATTTTGAGCACAAATAGGTGCGAATTTTCTCGCAGTCATGGGATCATATATGTATTGAGGGGATCCACTCATGGTCATGCGACCTATGAAGGACACCATGCGAAAGGCCCTGCCCCTGGCGGGTACGGCCATCGTCCTCGCCGCGTGTCTCCTTGCCGCCGGATGTACGGGGCAGGCACCGGGGGGCAAAGACAATGAAACGGTCCAGGGGATCGACCTGAACGGCACCGCCTGGGACCTCGTCTCGTATGCACAGAACAGTTCGATGGTGAACGCCCTCGAAGGAACTCCGGTCACCCTTGCGTTCGGTGAGAACACCACGGCCGGGGGTTCGGCCGGGTGCAACCGCTACTCCACCTCGTACAGCGTAGACGGCACGGCGATCACCTTCGGCCCTGCGATCTCGACGCAGATGTACTGCATGAAACCGGGCGTGATGGAGCAGGAGAGCGCGTATCTCGGCCTCCTCAACACGGTGAAGACCTATGAAGTCAAGGACGACACCCTGACCTTCTTCGACGAGAAGGGCACCGCTGTCCTGGTCTTCAAGAAGCATGTGCCGCCTGAGCCCGAACCGCTCGTCGGGACGGACTGGGAACTCCAGTGGTACAATGACGGCGACGCCGTCGTCTCGGTCATCGCCGGTTCCGAAGTGACTGCCGTCTTCGACGAGGACGGAAAGGTCGCCGGGTCGGCCGGGTGCAACCGCTACTTCGCCTCGTACACGGTGAACGGCACTGAGATGACCATCGGCCAGGCGGGATCGACACTGATGGCCTGCACGGACGAGGACGTCATGAAGCAGGAGAGCACCTACCTCAGGCTTCTTGGAACGGTTGCCTCCTTCTCGATCGAGGGAGAGGAACTGACCCTGATGAATGCGAACGGCACGAAGGTCCTGATGTTTGCGAAGGCCGTTCCTCCTGAGCCAAAGCCCCTGACAGGGACGAACTGGACCCTTGAGTCTCTCCACACCGGCGATGCTGTCAGCTCGGTCATCGCGGGTTCGGAGATCACCGCCGTCTTCGACGAGGACGGAAGGATCGCCGGGTCGGCCGGGTGCAACCGCTACTTCGCCACATACACGGTGAACGGCACTGAGATGACCATCGGCCCCGCAGGATCGACACTGATGGCCTGCACGGACGAGGATATCATGAAGCAGGAGAGCACCTTCCTGTCACTCCTCGAATCAGTGGCCTCCTTCACGATCGAAGGCGACAGGCTCTCGCTCCGGGATGAGAACGGCACGGCAGTCCTCGTCTTCAAAGAGGCACAGGCCCCCGTCGCCCTGCCCCTCGTGGGCACCACCTGGGTGCTTGACACCTACCACCTTGGAGACATCGCGGTGCGGGTCATTGAAGGGACTGAGATCACTGCAGTCTTCGGGGAAGACGGGAAGGTCACCGGATCGGCCGGGTGCAACAACTACTTCGCGACCTACAACCTCTCGGGGTCGTCCCTGACATTCGGCCCGGCAGGGTCCACGAAGAAGATCTGCGCTGAGCCCGAGGGGATCATGGAGCAGGAGGAGAGGTACCTGTCGATCCTCAAGGCCGTGAGGAGCTACGAGATCGAAGGGAACCAGTTGAAAATGCTCGACATGAACGGCTGGCGGATCTTTGCCTTCAATGCGAAGGTCTGAAACTCCCCACTTTTTTGATTCACTCCCTCTCGCCTTGACCCTCCTCCTTGTGAGGGTCAGGGAGAGGAGAGCATCTCTCTACACTGGTCCCTTTGGATATCCCATCTGGATCCTGCCTGACCGGACGGTCGTCAGCAAACTCCCTGCAGGCAAGGAGGGCAAGGAAGGGCAGGGCCATGATCCAGTAATGGAGATATTGCCGGATCAGGATAGTCAGAACAAATAGGAAGGCAAAAAGGCATAGAGCTTTTTCAGAAGGTGTCCTGAGCCCTCGCCGGGCAACGCTCGCGCCGGCAAAGAGGATGGTCGGCAGGACCATCGCAATGCTTGCCACCAGATTGACGACGAAGCCGATAGGACTCTCAGAACAATAGTTCGGTATTCCTGAGATATCCGAGCCGCAGAGATAGGCCGGAGCGACTCCGCATGTCCAGAAGAGGGCATCGAACACAGTTTCAGCACCATATGCCATATACAGCACGCCGAAGGGGCTGAGAGCGG contains:
- a CDS encoding FeoB small GTPase domain-containing protein, translated to MSKKHTNSRTVLMVGNPNVGKSALFNRLTGAEAVVSNYPGTTVDVMRGTLVEGGATYEIIDVPGAYSLEPRDAAEDVAVHILKEHPDAVVLLVLDATRLERGLYLGFEVIERGAPVLVVLNMMDAARAKSIAVDARRLQNLLGVPVVQTSATVGEGIKDLAGMLRKAQTADIDAIAARANGSSPETARMSRCSGCAGCGGCH
- a CDS encoding FeoA family protein, yielding MTQKKLKEMEYGESGVVIELRGSRHDLNCLGIRKGKRLEMITRQPIKGPVVVLAEGVEVAMGLEIAALVVVDA
- a CDS encoding nucleoside recognition domain-containing protein — protein: MGLTADRRWDLVDQVARKVVSTGVSRRGLADALGDLTVKPLTGLPVALAVLYAFWSVFCSFAGDLVTDGFMVKFFDNRWLPWLQSVWPDPNSIHYFLFVGDPLADNCFEAFGVLTSGLFVSLGVVLPAVLVFYLTMTLLEDSGYLPRLAVLADTFLHKIGLHGYAIVPTILGLGCNVPAVTATRVLETKKQRFLMMTLLAIFVPCGAQLGIMLAVIPESVGWVILYLLIGFAVFGFLLNRLIPGENPEILIDVPPYRWPTCENVGKKLWNRTKSFLKEAIPFVWLGILIVNLLYLAGVIQALSDLLAPLFVTWFGVPKETAGPLIAAFLRKDLAVAQLSTIAMTPYQMITSVVLISIYFPCVATFVVMLREGWKQLLAAIATLVVVVFAYGGAIHGIGILLGVA
- a CDS encoding META domain-containing protein, with translation MVMRPMKDTMRKALPLAGTAIVLAACLLAAGCTGQAPGGKDNETVQGIDLNGTAWDLVSYAQNSSMVNALEGTPVTLAFGENTTAGGSAGCNRYSTSYSVDGTAITFGPAISTQMYCMKPGVMEQESAYLGLLNTVKTYEVKDDTLTFFDEKGTAVLVFKKHVPPEPEPLVGTDWELQWYNDGDAVVSVIAGSEVTAVFDEDGKVAGSAGCNRYFASYTVNGTEMTIGQAGSTLMACTDEDVMKQESTYLRLLGTVASFSIEGEELTLMNANGTKVLMFAKAVPPEPKPLTGTNWTLESLHTGDAVSSVIAGSEITAVFDEDGRIAGSAGCNRYFATYTVNGTEMTIGPAGSTLMACTDEDIMKQESTFLSLLESVASFTIEGDRLSLRDENGTAVLVFKEAQAPVALPLVGTTWVLDTYHLGDIAVRVIEGTEITAVFGEDGKVTGSAGCNNYFATYNLSGSSLTFGPAGSTKKICAEPEGIMEQEERYLSILKAVRSYEIEGNQLKMLDMNGWRIFAFNAKV